The Setaria viridis chromosome 2, Setaria_viridis_v4.0, whole genome shotgun sequence DNA window ACTTGCAAGTTTTGCAACTTAAAAGAGGAGCCCTGCCTGAAGACTTGCGTTAACATTCTTTTCTGCCAAAGCCTACTTGCAAGTTTTTTAAGTCTTTGTACAATaatatatgtttttttaaaCTATCACATCCTCTACAAACCGAGGGTGCATTTATCACTTACCACTGCAAagacttaaaaaaaattaaataccCAAACTTTATTAAATATCTACCCATGTCCAACAAATATCTCCATCATGAGTAACACAAAGATATAAGCCAAAGGTTATCGAAAGTATATTTTAAATTAGATTAAATGTGTTTAAGACTTTAAATAAGATCACAATCGCAAGGTATATACATATTTATACTGGGAGCGGAGGAAGCCTGGTTGGCTAGCTACTCCATCCGTGAAGTAAGCAGCCTAAATTCAAATCCTGTCAGACGCATCTTCGCTGGAGTGGAAGACGGTCCGACCAGGGTCACCCGTGCCTAGCGTTTCTCATAACGCAAGCGGGGCAGGGGCTACTCTAGCCTCCGACCACTCCCTCCATATTTTACACTGTTTCTACATGCTATACTGTCTTCTTCCAACAATTACAACACACAAATACCACCTAATCAGAAGCATATGTGTCAGGCGTACCGTGTGCAGCTACTCATGTCGATGAAGTCTTTCGATAGGAACCGAGAATAAAATGGTGAAAGAGTAGGAAAGACTAGAAGTGTTATCACAATTACAACAATGCGGCTCCTCAAATCGCGTACGCACCCTCGATCAAAAATGAGCCTCCTTTGTAGTAATGCAATGGGGCTCGGGTCACGGGCACGTGGGGCCTAGTCGCGTCAGCCGAGTCCGTCCGCGGTACTACACGCGCCAACTACCATGGCAGCCAGCCCTTCCATCTCTCCTCCGCGTTCGCCAGAGGATCGcgcaccagcggcggcgccgggtcgTGCACTTGGACCCGCCGGCCACAGACACCGCAGGCGCCGCCCACTCCCGGCACGTCCACCGCGGCCACGACGCTGAAGTTGCAGCCGCAGTAGGCGCAGGAGCCGATGACCCGGGCGTCCATCGCGGCCCGCACGGAGCGGCACAGCTCGTCGTCCTCCAGGCCCACCGCCACCTTGCGCCGCTGGGCGAACTCGAGCGCCATGTCCCGGTGGTTggtggcgcgccggcggcggtacATCGCCGCCGAGACCGCGGGCAGCCCGGCGTCCGCGCGGACGCCTTCCACCCACGTCTCCATGAGCGCGCGCACCTTGTCGTCCGCGGGCCGGGAGCACGCCGGGTCGTCCGACGGCGGCGCCCGCACGaacgcctcgtcgccggcgtcaAGGACGTCGTCCCGGTCGTGGCGTTCGTCACCCGTCGTGTCATCCTCCTCCGCCAGACACATCGCAGGCGAACCGACTCGCCGAGGTTTCGATCGTGCCGACTCTCCGTGACCAGTTACAATAAACTTTTTATAGAGCTGCGATCGAGACATCGAGTTGCTGGATCGTGCCGAGAGGTCGACGTGGTATCGCATACAAACGAGTAGAGTTTGGTAGGTACGGAGCAGCCGGCGGCGCAGGGTTTAAGTTTGGAAATCTTTTATAGACCGAGCTAGTACACTTCTAATTCTGGTTCTGTCACGCCGCTACCTTTCTCCGATGGGGATTCGGACTCATCTTCAGCCCGTTCGAAATGCGGAATCACAAATTAATTCGGATCTCCAGTCAAATATCAAGTGTTAGTACAAAGCAGACATGAATTTATGATGGTTCATTGAAGTAGATAAAATTCACCGTAGATATTGAGTTCCAGTCTTCCAGACTAGTAGTAAGCAACAACACGAGAAATAGCAACAGGACACTTGACAATGACAAGCTTCGTCATAACTGAATAATTCAGTTGGCTACGGAGTTCTAGAATCATAGGCTCATCAGGTGTTCGACCGAGTTCATGGACGCAAATGGGCTACACGGGAAGGGGACTCACGACGATCTACCGGCTAGGAATCCCCGTTCCGCCCTGAAAACAGAGTCGGCAAGGTAAGGCGCGCAAAACCAGGGCGCCCACACAGTGCTCCATGTCTCGTGGCGTGGCGACCGGAGAGGCAGGCAGTGCTGGACTGCTGGGGGAAGAAGGCTCCGTGCTTCCGTCCCTACAGGGACCAGTTCATGGCGTTGCTGGAATGGCCGAAGGTGCCGCTGGAGCTGCCGTGGTGGACGTGCGGCGGGTTCGACGGCCCGCTCCCCTGCAGCGCGAGCTCGAGCTCGCCGGAGAAGTGGCCGTGCCCGACCAGGTGCAGGGCGTCCTCGTGATGCTGCACGTTCCTGGATGAGCCCTCCACGTGGCCGCGGGGGCCAGTAGCCCAGGAGCTGGCCGCCGTCGCGTAGCTGCTCGCCATGACGGAGGGCGCCACCGGGGTGCCCTCGAAGGCGCTCGCCGCAGACATTGTTGGGGACCGGTTGTGGCTGGCACTTTCGGTAGTGGCATCCCATGGCTGAGTTGTTGACAGAAGAGAGAGAGCACAGCTGGAGTCGGTGGCAACTCCGGCGACACATCCGCCTGGCGGGAGCTCGAAGGCTGCGGGGAGCACCGAAGAAGGCCCCGCCACCGAGCCGCCATGGCCGATGTACGCGTGGTTGCCGTAGCCCGCAACTGTACTGCGGTGTGGGTGAATTCCCTGGTTCCCTTGCCACTGGATGGTGCCCGGCATCCGGTCGCCCCCGGGCTGGATCGCTGGCCACGCATCCCTCACGCTGCTCGGAACCCTTGGGTACGAGAAGTCCAGCAGGAAGCTTCTGAACCTGCCAGGCTCTGAAGAAACAAGAGATTGCAGAAACAGCAGATTAGCATACGCAtttgagaaaaagaaagagtatGAGTTCATAACAAGTTGGGGCACTTTATACCTTGAAATGATGCAGCGAGCCGGCCATAGCGTGAAGTGAGAGGTCCAGGTGGTGGCTTCCTCCGGCGCTCGTTGTGACCAAtgaggcgccggcggcagctgcGTTTTCCTTGGTCGAATTCAGGTAACTCGTGGAACCTGCGATAAGAGTGAACAGTATAGGTTTACTCACGGTACAAACTCAACAAGTGAATTTACTGAAGCAGGGTCACAAGACAACCTATATAGCATATCAACTACCAGGGTAGCATCACCAAGAAAAGAATTGTCGATAAAATAATTATAGCATCtataaatcagccgagttataATCTAGACTGGAACAATGTCAGGAACTCATAGTTCTCTTCGATGTATACATTATGGCTACAGTGCACAACATCCCTAATTTTTACATAACAAAAGCAGGCTAAGGAATATCCGAGGATCAACCGCAAtttaggaaaaagaaaatttgCAAGCACATGGAAAGAGAGGAATTGTTAACTCAACAACCAAGACTCTGCTACTAACCTGTAAATTAATACCAACTTGCATCAAATGAATAAACATACAAAGCAAGCCACATGTCATGTGAAAAGCTGCGTCGATTCCATACAAGCAGGGCGTGTGTGTTTTCTAATCCTCCTGAACTAGCATTTTTATTCCAAGTATACTAACTATATACAGCGACATTAACCAAAGACACGCCCTTCCATGATTAGATCCATACAACAGGGCCCCCATGAAAAAGATTTAAAAGGTTACCATGTGGGAAGAGCACCTGCAATCATTCACGGGGAGCGGACACGCGTAAAGCCTTAGTAAAGTGATGTGTTTATCAATGAAACAACAGGTTTATATATCAATCAACGGTCAGAACCTTCTCTTTTCCGGCGATTCTAAAGGCTACAGACAGTATGAGTAGGGCCGTTGCACAATCTTTTTCCCTCTCCAAAGAGTTCATCAATGTTCAGCAAAAACAGCAGCATTTAGGACTATGATGCGCGCGTGACCTTACACTTTATACAGATTTGGAGTAAACAAAGGTAAACAACATTATTGACCTAGTACAAGCAAGAACTAGATGTGGTAACGGATGAACTTAAGATTAATTTCCGCATCAACAAAGATAGTACTCTGATCCATTGCATTTTCACCTGTCCCAGCCCTGTTCCCAACTTCTGTTCCATTTCATTTGGGCATTAAATAGTGTCGTACAGGTTCTACAGTACTGTGGCTAGCCAATAGCCATTCAAGTAGGCTACCTACAGTAGaataagaaaaagagaaatctagGCTTCCTATATATGTGCTGCTCAGACAAGATACTCTGAATGTTCACATCTATGTCCCTTACTATTCTGGTCAGATTCCACTTGCTCAAATTTTACATCAACTTGACGCCACCAAACAATTGCGCAGCAACGGTACTCCCAGCACATCCTACCCTATGGATGTCATGTTACCACAATTCCACGAACACATGAGCACAGCAGCAGAAATTTTGTGAACTTGTCAGTAAACACTGTTAAAGTGGTTTAGATGTGTGGAAATCTTCAGAAAACCGTTGTCTTTCGGTTTAGAGAGAGCTAGATGAGCCAATTGCAGAGATTGGCTTCCCAAAGAAAAAATTCCCAAAAGCTACATGTGGCACATCCAGCCACTGAGGATCCTAGCTCCCAAGgtatcactagcggaagaatagGCCGAAGCAGCAACTCCACTGGTGACAGGAATGAACAATTTTTCGAACCCAATTTGGGGTGGTACTGGGAGACGGAAGGAGTAAGGAGTTCGAAATTTTGTTTACCTGCTGCACTGCTGGCAGAAGCGCTGCTCgatgccggcgacgacgacgcgcggCGTCTTCGTGTGCATGGAGCACACCTTGTGGCGGCAGTGGTACGGCTTGGCGCCGCTCAGATCCACGCCGCACCCCTCCACCTGGCACctcggcggggcggcggggggcgggccGCCGGAGGCCACGCCCTTCCCCttcctgccgcccgccgccgccgccgccgccgtcccgctccCACCGGCAGCCGCGTCCTGCTCGAAGTAGATCTTCTTGCCGAACTTGAGCCCGTGGACAtcgtcgctcccgccgccgttgccgctgccgctgccgccggtctCCATTGCCACCCGCTGCCGTGCTGCGCCCTACGGTTTCGGTTCCCGTTTGCGGCGGCGTGGCTCCCTATCCTAAGCCCGCCCTCCTCTGACCCTCCCCCTCTCTAGCTACTAGAGGGAGGAAGTgcgagaggagagggaggggccgaGTGAGGGAGAGGGAAAGAAAGCTCAgcgcgaggagggagggagggagaagcagGCGACAACAGTGGTGGCGCCGCCCTTAAAATAACGCTTTCGCGTGTGTGGTGCAGTGTGCGCGCGTGTGCGCCTGTGTGGTGTGCTGCCGTCCCTTTCCTttcctcccgctcccgctccagCTCGCCAGCGTACACGCACTCCCACTCGGCTCCCTCCCAGTCCCCAGTCCCCAGAGGCCAGagtcccaggctcccagccGGAGCAGCTGCTACACCCTAGCTCCACTACCGCACCACCACGCCACGCTCCTCTTTCCTCGCGCCGAGGCCACTGTTCCACGCGGCTACGCTACGCGCCTCCCCTACTTGCTCGGTCTCccttgccggccgccgcgccttATATAGCGCGCGCATGTTGGAGTGGTGGTAAAGTCCGGCCCCCCGATCCGGCCGTCTTAATAATTCGGCGCACAGTGGCTGCCTCCGGCGATCCCATCACGCGCGCGCGCAGGGGGGCCGGACGGGAGGGCCCGTCAAGTGTGCCGTCGACGGTGACGCGGGCCGGGGCGCGCGAACAgggcgccccggccggccggccggccacacGGGGCCTCCGGCCTGTGACATGAACAGGCACCGGCAGCTAGCGCGCGCCAGCACTGTGCCGCGGCAGCGCTGTGCGCGCAACAGTGGCTGGCTGACGGACCCGTCGATGTAGAGGTAGCCAGCCGTGTGCCTGCCCGCTGAGCCCGTACTGCGTCTCCTGCGTCGGGGCCctgccctcccctcccctcccccaccgCTCGCCCGCCTCGCTTGCTAGTTTGCTACGTCCACACCggccgcaccgcaccgcacggCGGCGTACGTGCGATCAGGGTCAAGTCCATCAAACCGGGCCGACGAATGAACAGGGCGGCAGAGGCAGGCGCGCTCGTGCGCGCGTGGCCATTGGCCGGCGCCAGCAGCTGCCACTGCTCACTCTCGCAGCGGGCGTGGTGGACTATTGATGgcggatggtggtggtggcgggtcCGGCCGGCGAACGACGGTGGCTCCTATAATTGAGGAGGTGAGGCTGCTCGCTCAGCCGCTGGATATTTTACGGTTTAAATCAGGCCTCAGGGGGCTTTCGATTTGGTCTAACGTGGAGAGGTAGAGTACAACCTTTTTATTCTGGCTAGAGGGCTAGT harbors:
- the LOC117841930 gene encoding squamosa promoter-binding-like protein 17; the encoded protein is METGGSGSGNGGGSDDVHGLKFGKKIYFEQDAAAGGSGTAAAAAAGGRKGKGVASGGPPPAAPPRCQVEGCGVDLSGAKPYHCRHKVCSMHTKTPRVVVAGIEQRFCQQCSRFHELPEFDQGKRSCRRRLIGHNERRRKPPPGPLTSRYGRLAASFQEPGRFRSFLLDFSYPRVPSSVRDAWPAIQPGGDRMPGTIQWQGNQGIHPHRSTVAGYGNHAYIGHGGSVAGPSSVLPAAFELPPGGCVAGVATDSSCALSLLSTTQPWDATTESASHNRSPTMSAASAFEGTPVAPSVMASSYATAASSWATGPRGHVEGSSRNVQHHEDALHLVGHGHFSGELELALQGSGPSNPPHVHHGSSSGTFGHSSNAMNWSL